The window CACTAAGAACGGCTTAACTTTTTCGTAGTTATCGTAGAACTGAGTCATGTCTACGATTAAATCACGCACAACAGGCAAACCTGGAAGTGGGCGAATTACGATTTTATCTTGGCCAGAAAGTGCAGACAGTGGCGTAATACACGCCAATCCGTTTTTACCATTCATGTTCAAACCATCAGAACCACATACACCTTCACGGCATGAGCGACGGAATGAAATCGTTGGATCTTGCTCTTTCAAAAGAATAAGCGCGTCCAAAAGCATCATGTCAGAACCTTCTTCCACCTCTAGGGTGTACTCTTTCATGTAAGGCTTCTGGTCCACATCTGGGTTGTAACGGTATAAAGAGAAATTCAGTTTCATGGTCATATCTCCTTAGTACGTACGTGCTTTCGGCGGGAATGCTTCACGATGGATAGGTTCCATGTTCACGCCACGCTTAGTCATACTTTCTGATTCAGGGTTGTAAAGTGAGTGGCATAGCCATTGCTCATCATCACGATCTGGGAAGTCAAAACGAGCATGCGCTCCACGACTCTCTGTACGGAAGTTTGCTGCAACCGCGGTTGCAAATGCCGTTTCCATCAAGTTTTCAAGCTCTAAACACTCAATACGTTGCGTGTTGAACTCAGTCGACTTGTCTGAAAGGTGTGCATTTTTAAGGCGCTCACGAATCACTTTAAGCTCTTCTAAGCCATCAGCCATCGCTTTACCTTCACGGAATACAGAGAAGTTGTTCTGCATACATTGCTGAAGATCTTTACGAATTACCGCAGGGTCTTCACCGTCAGTACTGTTTTCCCAACGATTGTAGCGCTCAAGTGAACGTTCAATGTCGGCTTCAGTTGCAGGTTTTGCTTCAGCTTGCTTGTTCAAAGTCTCACCAAGGTGAAGACCTGTCGCACGACCGAATACAACCAAATCAAGTAGCGAGTTGCCACCTAGACGGTTTGCACCGTGTACGGATACTGAAGCGATTTCGCCACAAGCGAATAGACCTTGAATTTCAACGTCTGTACCGTCTTCAGTTTGTTTGATTGCTTGACCAGAAACCTGTGTTGGAACACCACCCATCATGTAGTGACACGTTGGGATTACAGGAATTGGTTCTTTAACAGGATCAACATGAGCGAACGTACGAGAAAGCTCACATACACCCGGTAGACGAGATTCAAGCGTCTCTTTGCCTAGGTGATCAAGTTTCAGCTTGATGTGTGGACCCCATGGACCATCACAACCACGACCTTCACGAATCTCAACCATCATCGAACGAGCTACAACATCACGACCTGCTAAATCTTTAGCATTCGGAGCATAACGTTCCATGAAGCGCTCGCCGTCTTTATTGAGAAGGTAACCACCTTCACCACGACAACCTTCTGTTACCAAAACACCTGCGCCAGCGATACCCGTTGGGTGGAACTGCCACATTTCGATGTCTTGCATTGGAACGCCTGCACGAATCGCCATACCAACACCGTCACCAGTGTTAATGTGAGCATTGGTTGTTGATGCGTAAATACGACCAGCACCACCAGTAGCAAGGATTGTTGCCTTCGCTTTGAAGTAGCAAACCTCACCCGTTTCCATACAAAGCGCGGTAGTACCTAAGATTGCACCATCTTCGTTTTTAACAAGATCCAGTGCATACCACTCAGAGAAAACCGTCGTTTTGTGTTTAATGTTTTGTTGGTAAAGCGTGTGTAGCAGTGCGTGACCAGTACGGTCGGCTGCAGCTGCGGTACGAGCCGCTTGCTCACCACCAAAATTCTTAGATTGGCCACCAAACGGACGTTGGTAAATACTGCCGTTATCAAAACGAGAAAATGGAAGACCCATTTTTTCTAATTCGATAACCGACTCAGGGCCATTTTTACACATGTATTCGATAGCATCTTGGTCGCCGATGTAATCGGAACCTTTAACCGTATCGTACATGTGTTGTTCCCAGTGATCTTCATGCGCATTACCAAGAGCAACGGTGATACCACCTTGCGCAGATACAGTATGAGAACGAGTTGGGAAAACTTTAGAAAGCAACGCACAAGATAGGCCTTGCTCAGAAATTTGTAGCGCGGCGCGCATACCAGCACCACCAGCGCCAATTACTACAGCATCAAACTCACGAACAGGAATAGTCACTTACGCACCCCACAAAATAAACAGACCAGAGAAGAAATATCCTAGAAGAACCGCAACAACACCGACTTGAAGACCAACGCGCAATTTTGCACATTTGATGTAGTCAGTTAGTACTTGCCACAAACCGATCCACGCGTGAACCAAAATTGAAGTAAGTGCTAACATGGTGAAGACTTTAGTGAAGGTACCACCAAAGAATTGCGTCCAAGATGCGTAAGAAATATCACCTGAGAAAGCACAGAAGCTCACTAGGTAGATAGTGTAAAGCGTCATAATGATGGCTGTTGCACGAATCAATAGATAATCATGCACACCATTACGACCAAAAGTAGAAACGTTGTTTACCATACTAAGATCCCCGCTAGTAGAGACAATACCGCTGTTGCTGCGAATGCAACCTTCGCGCTCTTAGCGCCAGATTCCAGCTCTTCAAAGTGACCAAGGTCCATAAGAAGGTGACGAATACCACCAGCAATGTGGTAAGCCAAAGCGGTTAAAATGCCCCACAGAATAAACTTCACGAAGAAACCGTCGACAATGTCGCTAGCTTCCATAAAGCCTACAGGGGAAGAGAGGGAAATGGATAGTAACCAAAGCAGAATTCCGATCGCAACAAAAGTAATCACCCCAGACACACGGTGTAGGATGGAAGCTATTGCTGTGATGGGAAAGTGGATGGTCTGTAAATCTAAATTAACAGGTCTTGTCTTTCTTTCTTTCACGGGCTCGCTCACTCAGCTCCATTGAGCATGATGGTCATTAAATAACCTTATGTATTGTTATGGACAAAATTTGATTGCAAACCCTCAAAATTTAACATTAACTTAACAAATAACGTAAGTTGAGCCTTAGATAATTGTAAAATAATTGTTAATCGCTAGGTTTCTGAAGACACCTCACATTTCTTCTTAGCCTTGCATTTATAAGGTTTTAACCAAACTTTTCAGCGCCACTATACGGCTGGCAACATTCTAATACAATTGATGCAACAAATAATGCTACACAGAACAGATTTTTAACGAATTTAATGTAAAAAACACTAACAAGTGCACACAAAGCTTCAGAAAAATTGACTTTCCCACGTAAGACCAGTAAAAAAATGGCACATAAACATCCTGGACGGATTAATAATAACAAAGGAGATTGTTATGGCGGATAAGAAAGCTACCCTTCATATTGAAGGTCAAGCACCGATCGAATTGCCGATTACAGAAGGCGTACTTGGTACACCAGTGATCGACGTTCGTACACTAGGTTCTAATGGTTTTTTCACTTTTGATCCTGGTTTTCTTGCCACTGCATCTTGTGAATCGCAAATAACTTATATTGACGGTGGAAAAGGTATTCTTCTACACCGTGGTTATCCAATTGATCAACTGGCCAATAACGCTGATTACTTAGAAGTTTGTTACATTCTTTTATACGGCGAAGCTCCTTCTCGAGCTCAATACGAAGAGTTCAAGACGACAGTCACGCGTCACACCATGGTTCATGAGCAAATTGCTAGTTTCTTCAACGGCTTCCGTCGTGATGCTCACCCAATGGCTGTTATGTGTGGTGTGGTAGGTGCGCTTGCTGCGTTCTATCATGATTCATTAGATGTTAATAACGACACACACCGTGAAATTGCGGCATACCGCCTAATTTCAAAAATGCCAACACTGGCTGCAATGTGTTACAAATATTCAATCGGTCAACCGTTTATCTACCCGCGCAATGACCTAGGCTACGCAGAAAACTTCCTACACATGATGTATGCAAACCCATGTGAAGAATATGAAGTAAACCCTGTTGTTGCTCGCGCAATGGACAAGATCTTTACACTACATGCTGATCACGAACAAAACGCTTCAACGTCAACGGTTCGTTTAGCAGGTTCTTCGGGTGCAAACCCATTTGCTTGTATTGCTGCTGGTATCGCTTCTTTGTGGGGCCCTGCTCACGGTGGTGCTAACGAAGCTTGTCTAATGATGCTTGAAGAGATCGGTAGCGTAGACAACATTGAAGAATATGTAGCAAAAGCAAAAGACAAAGATGACCCATTCCGCCTAATGGGCTTTGGTCACCGTGTCTACAAGAACTACGATCCACGTGCAACGGTAATGCGTGAAGCGTGTCACGAAGTACTTAAAGAGCTGAACATTCAAGATCCACTACTTGATGTAGCAATGGAACTTGAGCGCATCGCTCTTTCTGATGAGTACTTTGTATCGAAGAAGCTATACCCGAACGTAGATTTCTACTCAGGTATCATTCTGAAAGCGATCGGCATTCCTGTATCAATGTTCACAGTAATCTTCGCGATGTCTCGTACTATCGGTTGGATTGCACACTGGAACGAAATGCACAGCGATCCGACGAACCGTATCGGTCGTCCTCGTCAGTTGTACACTGGTGAAGAACAGCGTGATTTCCAAGCTCTACACGAGCGCGAATAGTAAAGTTTCGACTTTTCTAATCGATTGAAATCAAAAAGGGTTGATGTATTAACATCAACCCTTTTCTTTTCTGCGAGATGCGAGATGCGAGATGCGAGATGCGAGATGCGAGATGCGAGATGCGAGATGCGAGATATTTTGAATTTCTATGACACCTTGTCAACGCTACAATCAAAGAGATTTCCAACCGCTTCTTTCGTCAGTCTAGGGAATGACGACTTCGAATATAATCCTTTAGAGTTCTGACGGGGTCGTCTCATCGACGGGTACAAATTTATAGTGACTCGTCATCCTTAAGAACGGGAAACAAGTGAGTTGGGGAACTCATTTAGTTTATAGAGAACCTTGAGAGATTCCCTACTCCTTCCTTCGTCAACTCGACTCGTATCCTACATCCCATATTTTCTTTTTATACCGGGTTGTCGATATCAATAAACTCAACATCTAAGCCATGCTCTTTCGCTAACCACTCACCTAATGCTTTCACACCATAACGTTCTGTTGCATGGTGGCCTGCTGCAAAATAATGAATATCTTGCTCACGCGCCGAGTACGTAGTTCGCTCTGAGATCTCACCAGAGATAAACGCATCAATGCCTTGAGAAGCCGCTAACTCAATGTAGTCTTGACCACCACCGGTACACCAACCGACAGTAGTAATCATTTTGTCTTGGTTCTCTGGAGCAATGTGTAATGGCTTGCGGTTCAAAGCTTGGTCAATCTTTTCTGCGAACTCTGCACCTGTCATTGGCGCACTCAACTTGCCAAACATCGCAACCGATTGTGGGTGCCCTTCCAAGCCGCCTTCGACTTCGATATCAAGCAACTCAGCCAGTTTCGCGTTGTTGCCTAACTCAGGGT of the Vibrio lentus genome contains:
- a CDS encoding succinate dehydrogenase iron-sulfur subunit, translated to MKLNFSLYRYNPDVDQKPYMKEYTLEVEEGSDMMLLDALILLKEQDPTISFRRSCREGVCGSDGLNMNGKNGLACITPLSALSGQDKIVIRPLPGLPVVRDLIVDMTQFYDNYEKVKPFLVSDGNVPPARENLQSPDERAHLDGLYECIMCACCTTSCPSFWWNPDKFIGPAGLLAAYRWLIDSRDTATDERLSDLDDAFSVFRCHGIMNCVSVCPKGLNPTKAIGHIKTMLVNRSV
- the sdhA gene encoding succinate dehydrogenase flavoprotein subunit, with the protein product MTIPVREFDAVVIGAGGAGMRAALQISEQGLSCALLSKVFPTRSHTVSAQGGITVALGNAHEDHWEQHMYDTVKGSDYIGDQDAIEYMCKNGPESVIELEKMGLPFSRFDNGSIYQRPFGGQSKNFGGEQAARTAAAADRTGHALLHTLYQQNIKHKTTVFSEWYALDLVKNEDGAILGTTALCMETGEVCYFKAKATILATGGAGRIYASTTNAHINTGDGVGMAIRAGVPMQDIEMWQFHPTGIAGAGVLVTEGCRGEGGYLLNKDGERFMERYAPNAKDLAGRDVVARSMMVEIREGRGCDGPWGPHIKLKLDHLGKETLESRLPGVCELSRTFAHVDPVKEPIPVIPTCHYMMGGVPTQVSGQAIKQTEDGTDVEIQGLFACGEIASVSVHGANRLGGNSLLDLVVFGRATGLHLGETLNKQAEAKPATEADIERSLERYNRWENSTDGEDPAVIRKDLQQCMQNNFSVFREGKAMADGLEELKVIRERLKNAHLSDKSTEFNTQRIECLELENLMETAFATAVAANFRTESRGAHARFDFPDRDDEQWLCHSLYNPESESMTKRGVNMEPIHREAFPPKARTY
- the sdhD gene encoding succinate dehydrogenase, hydrophobic membrane anchor protein; this encodes MVNNVSTFGRNGVHDYLLIRATAIIMTLYTIYLVSFCAFSGDISYASWTQFFGGTFTKVFTMLALTSILVHAWIGLWQVLTDYIKCAKLRVGLQVGVVAVLLGYFFSGLFILWGA
- the sdhC gene encoding succinate dehydrogenase cytochrome b556 subunit; amino-acid sequence: MSEPVKERKTRPVNLDLQTIHFPITAIASILHRVSGVITFVAIGILLWLLSISLSSPVGFMEASDIVDGFFVKFILWGILTALAYHIAGGIRHLLMDLGHFEELESGAKSAKVAFAATAVLSLLAGILVW
- a CDS encoding citrate synthase translates to MADKKATLHIEGQAPIELPITEGVLGTPVIDVRTLGSNGFFTFDPGFLATASCESQITYIDGGKGILLHRGYPIDQLANNADYLEVCYILLYGEAPSRAQYEEFKTTVTRHTMVHEQIASFFNGFRRDAHPMAVMCGVVGALAAFYHDSLDVNNDTHREIAAYRLISKMPTLAAMCYKYSIGQPFIYPRNDLGYAENFLHMMYANPCEEYEVNPVVARAMDKIFTLHADHEQNASTSTVRLAGSSGANPFACIAAGIASLWGPAHGGANEACLMMLEEIGSVDNIEEYVAKAKDKDDPFRLMGFGHRVYKNYDPRATVMREACHEVLKELNIQDPLLDVAMELERIALSDEYFVSKKLYPNVDFYSGIILKAIGIPVSMFTVIFAMSRTIGWIAHWNEMHSDPTNRIGRPRQLYTGEEQRDFQALHERE
- a CDS encoding Nif3-like dinuclear metal center hexameric protein is translated as MNNLQLEKLLNEKLQPQQIKDYCPNGLQVEGASEVKRIITGVTASQALIDKAVELNADALLVHHGFFWKGESEAIRGMKGKRIRTLIKNDINLLGYHLPLDIHPELGNNAKLAELLDIEVEGGLEGHPQSVAMFGKLSAPMTGAEFAEKIDQALNRKPLHIAPENQDKMITTVGWCTGGGQDYIELAASQGIDAFISGEISERTTYSAREQDIHYFAAGHHATERYGVKALGEWLAKEHGLDVEFIDIDNPV